The following are encoded in a window of Carettochelys insculpta isolate YL-2023 chromosome 30, ASM3395843v1, whole genome shotgun sequence genomic DNA:
- the LOC142003657 gene encoding acyl-coenzyme A thioesterase THEM4-like isoform X1, translated as MWRNCVRLMWRLGHSAVLCPGIKVSRCRVIGGFIPAAPCSPLWNAVAWVCQSQRLKDYALPNSSWSQDMMNLYSRFLEMCKDGTWKRIPSYSTNVAHLPESLNVVSKKDWKETRLFPRNMDTEGVGFEYAMFFNPSEKRMVCLFQPGPYLEGPPGFAHGGSTATIIDSTVGGCAIFVAVPFCWVQWSWWIAKWTRLREGKYFCPVKSGASMAKHFMQKQQPCLSSWTSRSSCSRSRVKMLGRHCLLPCLKEDKVNIIWSSSLALNGQIC; from the exons ATGTGGAGAAATTGTGTGAGGCTGATGTGGAGGCTTGGTCACAGTGCAGTCCTCTGCCCAGGCATAAAGGTATCACGGTGCCGAGTCATTGGAGGGTTCATTCCTGCTGCTCCGTGCAGTCCACTCTGGAATGCGGTG GCCTGGGTCTGTCAGTCCCAACGATTGAAGGATTATGCCCTCCCCAactccagctggagccaggacatgATGAATTTGTATAGCAGGTTCCTGGAGATGTGTAAAGATGGGACGTGGAAAAGGATTCCTTCCTACAGCACTAATGTTGCTCATCTACCAG AATCGCTGAATGTAGTCTCTAAGAAGGACTGGAAGGAAACTCGCCTGTTCCCCAGAAACATGGATACCGAAGGTGTAGGCTTCGAATATGCCATGTTCTTTAACCCGTCTGAGAAAAGGATGGTGTGCCTGTTTCAGCCAGGCCCCTATCTGGAAGGGCCTCCTGG GTTTGCCCACGGTGGATCCACTGCTACGATCATCGACAGCACTGTTGGGGGCTGTGCTATATTTGTTGCTG TCCCATTCTGCTGGGTTCAGTGGTCTTGGTGGATAGCAAAGTGGACCAGATTGAGGGAAGGAAAATATTTCTGTCCTGTCAAATCAGGAGCATCGATGGCCAAACACTTCATGCAGAAGCAACAG CCTTGTTTATCCAGCTGGACATCACGAAGTTCCTGCAGCCGCAG CAGGGTGAAGATGCTGGGGAGGCATTGTTTGCTTCCATGCCTAAAAGAGGATAAAGTGAACATAATTTGGTCCTCGTCATTGGCACTTAATGGACAGATCTGTTAG
- the LOC142003657 gene encoding acyl-coenzyme A thioesterase THEM4-like isoform X3 — translation MWRNCVRLMWRLGHSAVLCPGIKVSRCRVIGGFIPAAPCSPLWNAVAWVCQSQRLKDYALPNSSWSQDMMNLYSRFLEMCKDGTWKRIPSYSTNVAHLPESLNVVSKKDWKETRLFPRNMDTEGVGFEYAMFFNPSEKRMVCLFQPGPYLEGPPGFAHGGSTATIIDSTVGGCAIFVAGGLKVMTANLSINYKNPILLGSVVLVDSKVDQIEGRKIFLSCQIRSIDGQTLHAEATALFIQLDITKFLQPQVSSQ, via the exons ATGTGGAGAAATTGTGTGAGGCTGATGTGGAGGCTTGGTCACAGTGCAGTCCTCTGCCCAGGCATAAAGGTATCACGGTGCCGAGTCATTGGAGGGTTCATTCCTGCTGCTCCGTGCAGTCCACTCTGGAATGCGGTG GCCTGGGTCTGTCAGTCCCAACGATTGAAGGATTATGCCCTCCCCAactccagctggagccaggacatgATGAATTTGTATAGCAGGTTCCTGGAGATGTGTAAAGATGGGACGTGGAAAAGGATTCCTTCCTACAGCACTAATGTTGCTCATCTACCAG AATCGCTGAATGTAGTCTCTAAGAAGGACTGGAAGGAAACTCGCCTGTTCCCCAGAAACATGGATACCGAAGGTGTAGGCTTCGAATATGCCATGTTCTTTAACCCGTCTGAGAAAAGGATGGTGTGCCTGTTTCAGCCAGGCCCCTATCTGGAAGGGCCTCCTGG GTTTGCCCACGGTGGATCCACTGCTACGATCATCGACAGCACTGTTGGGGGCTGTGCTATATTTGTTGCTGGTGGGTTGAAGGTGATGACCGCTAACCTTAGTATAAATTACAAGAA TCCCATTCTGCTGGGTTCAGTGGTCTTGGTGGATAGCAAAGTGGACCAGATTGAGGGAAGGAAAATATTTCTGTCCTGTCAAATCAGGAGCATCGATGGCCAAACACTTCATGCAGAAGCAACAG CCTTGTTTATCCAGCTGGACATCACGAAGTTCCTGCAGCCGCAGGTGAGCTCTCAGTGA
- the LOC142003657 gene encoding acyl-coenzyme A thioesterase THEM4-like isoform X2 has translation MWRNCVRLMWRLGHSAVLCPGIKVSRCRVIGGFIPAAPCSPLWNAVAWVCQSQRLKDYALPNSSWSQDMMNLYSRFLEMCKDGTWKRIPSYSTNVAHLPESLNVVSKKDWKETRLFPRNMDTEGVGFEYAMFFNPSEKRMVCLFQPGPYLEGPPGFAHGGSTATIIDSTVGGCAIFVAGGLKVMTANLSINYKNPILLGSVVLVDSKVDQIEGRKIFLSCQIRSIDGQTLHAEATALFIQLDITKFLQPQQGEDAGEALFASMPKRG, from the exons ATGTGGAGAAATTGTGTGAGGCTGATGTGGAGGCTTGGTCACAGTGCAGTCCTCTGCCCAGGCATAAAGGTATCACGGTGCCGAGTCATTGGAGGGTTCATTCCTGCTGCTCCGTGCAGTCCACTCTGGAATGCGGTG GCCTGGGTCTGTCAGTCCCAACGATTGAAGGATTATGCCCTCCCCAactccagctggagccaggacatgATGAATTTGTATAGCAGGTTCCTGGAGATGTGTAAAGATGGGACGTGGAAAAGGATTCCTTCCTACAGCACTAATGTTGCTCATCTACCAG AATCGCTGAATGTAGTCTCTAAGAAGGACTGGAAGGAAACTCGCCTGTTCCCCAGAAACATGGATACCGAAGGTGTAGGCTTCGAATATGCCATGTTCTTTAACCCGTCTGAGAAAAGGATGGTGTGCCTGTTTCAGCCAGGCCCCTATCTGGAAGGGCCTCCTGG GTTTGCCCACGGTGGATCCACTGCTACGATCATCGACAGCACTGTTGGGGGCTGTGCTATATTTGTTGCTGGTGGGTTGAAGGTGATGACCGCTAACCTTAGTATAAATTACAAGAA TCCCATTCTGCTGGGTTCAGTGGTCTTGGTGGATAGCAAAGTGGACCAGATTGAGGGAAGGAAAATATTTCTGTCCTGTCAAATCAGGAGCATCGATGGCCAAACACTTCATGCAGAAGCAACAG CCTTGTTTATCCAGCTGGACATCACGAAGTTCCTGCAGCCGCAG CAGGGTGAAGATGCTGGGGAGGCATTGTTTGCTTCCATGCCTAAAAGAGGATAA